The following coding sequences lie in one Mucilaginibacter sp. KACC 22773 genomic window:
- a CDS encoding phosphatase PAP2 family protein, with product MKIGVRDVLYRIRPFFLLYLIVLCACLVIKLIYTREQIFFAVNGWNSPWGDYIEPYMTDLGDGLTAVTLSLVFLLFSYRKFLLLASSYLLTGFVAQVIKYFADAPRPSLYFKDQWAPVHTVKGVEILTYNSFPSGHTTSAFSAAVVLAYLATKKGWGIPALLIAILIGYSRMYLTEHFFEDVIGGSAIGVIVTVLWITWLENKQFIHTEKWRTGLIKTVF from the coding sequence ATGAAGATAGGGGTACGAGATGTTTTATACAGGATAAGGCCATTTTTTTTACTTTACCTTATTGTTTTGTGCGCCTGTTTGGTTATCAAACTGATATATACCCGCGAGCAGATTTTTTTTGCGGTAAACGGGTGGAACAGCCCCTGGGGCGATTATATTGAACCCTATATGACCGACCTTGGCGACGGCCTTACCGCGGTTACACTTTCATTGGTTTTTCTGTTATTTAGCTATCGTAAATTCCTGTTGCTGGCATCAAGCTATCTTTTAACCGGGTTTGTGGCCCAGGTAATTAAATATTTTGCCGATGCACCAAGGCCGAGTTTATATTTTAAAGACCAATGGGCGCCGGTACATACAGTTAAAGGAGTAGAAATACTAACGTATAATAGTTTCCCTTCAGGACACACTACCAGTGCGTTTTCGGCAGCGGTAGTACTGGCTTACCTGGCAACAAAAAAAGGCTGGGGTATCCCAGCCTTACTCATAGCCATATTAATTGGCTATTCAAGAATGTACCTTACCGAACACTTTTTTGAAGATGTTATAGGTGGCTCGGCCATCGGGGTTATCGTTACTGTTTTGTGGATTACCTGGCTGGAAAACAAGCAGTTTATCCATACCGAAAAATGGCGTACCGGGTTAATTAAAACAGTTTTTTAA
- a CDS encoding amino acid permease, translating to MSKSIFRKKSVSKILHDVECGFSDSEHPGTVNSQLKKELNVKDLTLMGIAAVVGAGIFSTIGEASFHGGPAVSLLFIVTAVTCGFSALCYAEFASRIPVAGSAYTYAYASFGELIAWIIGWDLLMEYAIGNIAVAISWSEYFVNLLEGFNIHLPKYLTMDYVSALRGHEAVTKHGAVLADIADRLKAGAIAWDNAPGVGNLKLIANLPALGIVFIITYLVYIGIRETKKATNAMVILKVLIVIAVIVVGFFYVTPANWHPFMPNGFGGVMKGVSGVFFAYIGFDAISTTAEECEKPQRDLPRGMIYSLIICTVLYILIALVLTGMVSYKDLQVGDPLAFVFAKVGLHKVSYVISISAVIATASVLLIFQLGQPRIWMSMSRDGLLPKAFSRIHPKYHTPAFATVITGFVVAIPALFMNLTEVTDLTSIGTLFAFVLVCGGVLLLPREEAVKGKFHLPYANGKYIVPLITIIILGSIVYFKPAPQVEMMQFKKLREKPVIIDALNAGEIKAIYASVVKLNAGTPALADTASQKKYFKDLEEDKFNSALRLTPISELKKYHLGFDGFLYNFPNYLFFILIIIIAIYSFLKNFSLIPVLGLMSCFYLMTELGYTNWLRFLIWLVIGLVIYFTYSYKNSVLGREVKTA from the coding sequence ATGTCGAAAAGCATATTTCGTAAAAAATCAGTCTCGAAAATATTACATGATGTTGAATGCGGTTTCAGCGATAGTGAACATCCCGGCACAGTAAACTCCCAACTAAAAAAAGAATTAAACGTAAAAGATTTAACCCTGATGGGGATAGCCGCCGTAGTTGGCGCGGGCATTTTCAGCACCATCGGCGAAGCCTCGTTTCACGGCGGACCGGCCGTTTCTCTGTTATTTATTGTTACGGCCGTTACCTGCGGTTTTTCGGCACTATGCTATGCCGAATTTGCATCGCGCATACCGGTAGCAGGCAGCGCCTATACTTACGCATACGCTTCTTTTGGCGAACTGATAGCCTGGATAATTGGCTGGGATTTATTAATGGAATATGCTATTGGCAACATCGCTGTAGCTATATCATGGAGCGAATATTTTGTAAACCTGCTTGAAGGCTTTAATATTCATTTACCTAAATACCTTACCATGGATTACGTTTCGGCACTAAGGGGGCACGAAGCTGTAACCAAACATGGGGCAGTACTTGCAGATATTGCCGACAGGCTAAAAGCCGGGGCAATTGCCTGGGATAATGCGCCCGGCGTAGGTAATTTAAAGCTGATAGCCAATTTGCCGGCCCTGGGTATTGTTTTTATTATTACGTATCTGGTTTATATTGGTATCCGCGAAACAAAAAAGGCCACCAATGCCATGGTTATCCTAAAGGTACTGATTGTTATTGCCGTTATTGTAGTGGGCTTTTTTTATGTTACCCCGGCCAACTGGCACCCTTTTATGCCTAATGGCTTTGGCGGTGTTATGAAGGGCGTTTCGGGTGTGTTTTTTGCTTATATCGGGTTTGATGCTATTTCGACCACGGCCGAAGAATGTGAAAAACCGCAGCGCGACTTACCCCGCGGCATGATATATTCCCTTATTATTTGCACGGTTTTATATATCCTGATAGCATTGGTGCTTACCGGGATGGTAAGTTATAAAGACTTACAGGTAGGCGACCCGCTGGCTTTTGTATTTGCCAAAGTTGGCTTGCATAAGGTAAGCTACGTAATATCCATAAGCGCGGTAATTGCAACGGCAAGTGTATTATTAATATTCCAGTTAGGGCAGCCCCGTATCTGGATGAGCATGAGCCGCGATGGTTTATTACCAAAAGCGTTTTCCCGCATTCACCCCAAATATCATACACCTGCCTTTGCTACAGTAATTACAGGTTTTGTGGTGGCAATACCTGCCTTATTCATGAACCTTACCGAGGTGACTGATTTAACAAGCATAGGCACCTTGTTTGCCTTTGTACTGGTTTGCGGCGGTGTTTTATTGCTTCCGCGCGAAGAGGCGGTTAAAGGCAAATTTCATTTGCCATACGCCAATGGCAAATACATAGTGCCATTGATAACTATCATTATCCTGGGCTCGATAGTTTACTTTAAACCTGCCCCCCAGGTTGAAATGATGCAGTTTAAAAAACTGAGAGAAAAACCTGTCATAATTGACGCCCTTAACGCAGGCGAAATAAAGGCCATATATGCTTCTGTAGTTAAACTCAACGCCGGGACACCCGCCTTGGCTGACACTGCTTCGCAAAAAAAATATTTTAAAGATCTGGAAGAAGATAAATTTAACAGCGCCTTACGGTTAACACCAATCAGTGAGCTTAAAAAATACCATCTTGGTTTTGATGGCTTCCTGTACAATTTTCCTAATTACCTGTTCTTTATCCTCATTATTATAATTGCTATATATAGTTTCCTCAAAAACTTTTCGCTGATACCCGTTTTAGGGCTCATGAGCTGCTTTTACCTAATGACCGAGCTTGGTTATACCAATTGGCTCCGGTTCCTGATATGGCTGGTAATAGGTCTGGTTATCTACTTTACCTACAGCTACAAAAACAGTGTATTAGGCAGGGAGGTTAAAACGGCCTAA
- a CDS encoding DUF5655 domain-containing protein: MWICPICSREFTNTNQVHSCRERNLGDFLNGKSAQTVELFDYLVEEFLAMAPIKVYPTKSMIALGLHTNFAYVTQLGKNFIDVVFPFNEIHADNLCFSKIKTVPGTNQHNHYFRMYLKGDINEEVRKYILLAIANGR; encoded by the coding sequence ATGTGGATATGCCCCATTTGCAGCCGCGAATTTACAAATACCAACCAGGTACACTCCTGTCGCGAACGCAACCTGGGCGATTTTTTGAATGGTAAATCTGCCCAAACGGTTGAGTTGTTTGATTACCTGGTAGAAGAGTTTTTAGCCATGGCGCCCATCAAAGTTTATCCTACTAAAAGTATGATAGCACTTGGTCTGCATACCAATTTTGCCTACGTAACCCAATTAGGCAAAAACTTTATTGATGTGGTTTTTCCGTTTAATGAAATACATGCCGATAACCTCTGTTTCAGCAAAATAAAAACCGTACCCGGTACTAACCAGCACAACCATTACTTCAGGATGTATTTGAAGGGTGATATTAATGAAGAGGTGAGAAAGTATATACTCCTTGCAATAGCAAATGGGAGATAG
- a CDS encoding phosphatase PAP2 family protein, producing the protein MKKKLQLTLLSLLFATGLFAQGADLNLLKSINGPPNGADSKWKFISDKAVIVNVAAPISLVVAGYIKHDDNLKISGLQTAASFIVAGGATFVAKKVFNRERPFVTHPDVIYAKEYPTDPSFPSGHTAFAFSTATSLSLAIPKWYVIAPSFAFAGAVGYSRMYLGVHYPSDVLGGAIVGAGSAYLTWKLQKWIVGKKPKEMVH; encoded by the coding sequence GTGAAAAAAAAATTACAATTAACCCTGTTATCTCTGCTTTTTGCCACGGGTTTATTTGCCCAGGGGGCCGATCTTAACCTGCTTAAAAGTATTAACGGGCCACCAAACGGTGCCGATAGTAAATGGAAGTTTATAAGCGATAAAGCTGTTATAGTAAACGTGGCGGCCCCTATAAGTTTAGTTGTTGCCGGCTATATTAAACACGATGACAACCTCAAAATAAGCGGTTTACAAACAGCCGCGTCATTTATTGTTGCCGGTGGTGCAACCTTCGTAGCTAAAAAGGTATTTAACCGCGAACGGCCTTTTGTTACCCATCCCGACGTAATATATGCCAAAGAATATCCAACAGACCCGTCATTCCCATCAGGACATACTGCTTTTGCGTTTTCAACGGCCACATCGTTAAGTTTGGCTATTCCTAAGTGGTACGTTATAGCGCCATCGTTTGCATTTGCCGGCGCGGTAGGCTATTCAAGAATGTATCTGGGCGTGCACTACCCCAGTGATGTTTTGGGCGGGGCAATAGTTGGCGCCGGCTCGGCATACCTTACCTGGAAGCTGCAGAAATGGATTGTGGGGAAAAAGCCTAAGGAAATGGTTCATTAG